In Zunongwangia sp. HGR-M22, the sequence TGATTGTAATATTCGCCAATCTGAAAATAGATTTTATCTAAAAATGGTCGATTTTCGCGATCTTCTTTAAGCTCGGTTAAGAGCTCTTTTAGTTGTTGATCGTCGTTTTCTTCAGGATCAAAATTTCTTGCCTTTTGGATATAGGCATTAATCATATAAATTCTGGGTGACTTTCTATTTAAATCAATAACCTCATCAAAAGCAAGATTCGCGTTTTTTGGCTGGTTTAATAAATTATATAACTGGCCTATAATAAAAAAGTAACGCCCTTTTTCTTCATCTTTTTTAGTAAAATTAGCAGCGGTGGTTAAAGGCGCAAGTGCACTGTCTGGTCGCTGAAGATTAATATACGCTTGTGCCATGGCAGCTTTTGCATCGGCATATTCCTGATCTTCAAATTTTGCATTGTTTAAAATCCTTTTTAGATTTTTAATCGCAATACGATTATTCTCCAAACGAATATTGGTTTTTTCTCGCCAAATTTGTGCCGTTCTTATGCTGTTACTCGCAGGATATCTTTGTAAGATATAGTTGAAAGCTTCTAAAGCAGGTATAAAACGTTGATCGTAATATCGAGCTTTGCCAAGTAGAATAAAAGCTTCGTCTATTTGTGGATTCTCTTCTTTCCCGTCAATCAATATCGAATGTCTTTGGATAGCTTTTGCTGCTTTTTTTTCTGCTATTCCAAAATTTTGATTTCTTACGCTATCGGGTAGCAATATTTCTTCGTCGATCTGCATACGTTCAATAGGTAGCAAATCCCAGTAATTATCACTATAATTTTGGTTGAGTTCTTTACGCCCTGCTTCTAGAGCCAGATTGCCGTTATAAAGCGTATTATATTCCGCAGTAACGGAGTGCCAGCTTCGGCTAATAAAATTATCCTTCTTACGAGAACAAGAAATTACTGCTCCAAGAAGAAGAGCTATGAAAAAAAATTGTGTAAATGTCCTCAAAATCAACTCTTTCTTAATACCATCATAACTCAGTTACGCCACGTTTAGTGTGTAAAAATAAGTTTCTTTTTACAAATACAAAGATTTGCGATTCAAATTAGAAAGAAGGAGAAGCTATTCCATAGTATTTTCGGTATTATGTTGTATTGAAGGATCTATATTTTCCTGTGGTGCTGTCTCTCCTGAAAAGTAAGATTCCAATTCTTTTAAAGTCGCTTCTGAAGTATTGATATCGCGTACAATCACTCCTTTGTCTAAAACTACAATGCGCTCGCAAACTTCTGTAACATGAATAAGATCATGGCTAGAAACTAATACCGTTGTGCCCGAAAATTCAGAAAGCTCTTTAATAATTTTTTTCAGCTTAATCTGGGTGCTAGGATCCAGGTTTGCAAAAGGTTCGTCTAACACTACTACTTTTGGATTGCCAATTAAAGCGGCAACAATACCTACTTTCTTTTGGTTTCCTTTGGATAAATCGCGAAGATATTTTTTCCGACCAATGATCTCGCCGTTAAAAAACTCTTCAAATTGCTCTAAAAAACTATGAATATCAGCACGATTTTGATTGCGAAGTTCTCCCACAAAATAGAAATATTCTTCAGGAGTAAGGTAGCCTATCAAAAAACTTTCATCAATAAAAGAGGAAGTGAATGTCTTCCACTCTTCACTTTCGTTTACGGTAATTTCATGATTAAAAATACTACCTGAAGTTGGCCGAATTAAATCAAGTAACATACTAAAAAATGTAGTTTTCCCGGCTCCATTATTTCCTACTAATCCAAAATTTTGTCCTTGTGGAATTTCTAAATGGTCGATATCTAAAACTTTAGTACCGTTATATACTTTTGAGAGGTTGGTTGCTGTTATCATGCTATTTTATTTACTCGTTATCGAGATTGAATATACGTTCGCTTTAAATTGATTCTAGGGTTGCTTTTTACTCAGCTAAGTTCTATGCGTCAGTTTGTTTAAAGCCGTGAATCATAATATACTTTTTCTTTTTGTACTGAAGTGTGATTTTATCCATCAGGTAATTCCGAAGTAAAAGTCCGATAACTCCTAAAACGCCCAATGCCAGAAGTCCGATATTAAAACTGAATAAATTATAAAACAAGGAAAAAATTCCCGGAGGCACTATTAAGACTGGTATTGCCATAATCCATTGTGCCGCGCCCATTCCCTGATAGTTCATCATAGGACTTTTTTCCAAATCGATTCTTTTTTTATTAAGCGATCCCATAAATAATAAAAACGGGACATTAACACCTAGATTATACAAAGCGCACATCACGATAATTAACATCACATTCCATCCAAAATAGAGATAAGGTGTGCATAAAATTGTTAGAATAATAATGCTGAAGCTAAGTAATACTGCTTTAGACTCAAGGTATTTTCGCATAGGAATATTTTGAGACATTATCATTTGATAATACGAGGAATCCCAACTTGGTATAAATTGCCCAAAATTAGTTACAAACATGCCCGTCATAAAAACTCCTGCAAAAATCGGCATAATTTTTAGCCCATCTAAGCCTGTATCACTAAAAAACAACAAGCCGTATAGCACAAAGATAAAAGATAGAAACACGGTTGTTTTGGGGCGTTTATTACGCCAAATCATTTTCATATCTAATTGAAGAAAAGGAGCGATATCACCAAAACGCTTAGTCCATTCAAAATCCTGAGATTTCGCCACTTGTTGTTTAGCTTTTAAACCAGAATCCAGATAAAATTTGTCTAAAAGTATATGTCTAACCACCATAAACAAACCTATACAAAGCAGTAGCGGTAGTACGGCCAAATAAGGCATTTGTAATAGAAAGTTTAAGAACACTCCAAATTGTTCACTTAACGAAATAATATCAAAATAATCTAAGCCCGCTACAACCAAAATCAAAAAGATAAATGGCAAAAAGGATTTAATATTTTCAGCGAATTTCTTTTTAATAAGGAAGTTTAAAAAGTTTAAGGAAAAACTAAAAAAAAGCATTGCCGCGCACCATCCTAAAAGAGAGATCGCACTATAATCAGATTTAATTCCATTCATAATAGCGAATGGCACATAAAAAAGGATTGGAAAAAGATTGTAGAAGGAAAACAGTGATTTATACAATACAAAATCTACTAATTTCTTTTTTCTTATATCCTGAACAAGCAAAGGCTTAATTTTGAGCACCGGTAAGCTTTGGAAAAAAAATCTAAAAATCAACTCAAATCCAAGCCAAGCCAACACAAATTCATTGAATTTTAAAAGCGGAACTTCATCTGGATACATTTCTTTTAGAAAAGGATGTAATCCAACACCAAAACCTAAAAAAATAACTGCGAAATAGAGCCCCAAAAAACCCAATAAAATTTTAACGCTAAGGCTTTTACCAAAACTAGCGCTACGAGTAAAAGATTTCCACTCTAAGCTGAGTAATTTACCAATCATAAAAAGAATGCTTTACTTACTTGTGTCTAAATTTAGTTTTTTGTTACAACAGAATTAATAATTTAACTTAAGTTCTGGATATATTTCTATCAATATTTCTTCTTTTCTTGAAGGAAGTACAACTACTGCTATATAATGGATTACAAAAGATAATGTGATTAGTATTGCCATAATAATAGATCCAATATCAACCGGA encodes:
- a CDS encoding DUF5687 family protein, with translation MIGKLLSLEWKSFTRSASFGKSLSVKILLGFLGLYFAVIFLGFGVGLHPFLKEMYPDEVPLLKFNEFVLAWLGFELIFRFFFQSLPVLKIKPLLVQDIRKKKLVDFVLYKSLFSFYNLFPILFYVPFAIMNGIKSDYSAISLLGWCAAMLFFSFSLNFLNFLIKKKFAENIKSFLPFIFLILVVAGLDYFDIISLSEQFGVFLNFLLQMPYLAVLPLLLCIGLFMVVRHILLDKFYLDSGLKAKQQVAKSQDFEWTKRFGDIAPFLQLDMKMIWRNKRPKTTVFLSFIFVLYGLLFFSDTGLDGLKIMPIFAGVFMTGMFVTNFGQFIPSWDSSYYQMIMSQNIPMRKYLESKAVLLSFSIIILTILCTPYLYFGWNVMLIIVMCALYNLGVNVPFLLFMGSLNKKRIDLEKSPMMNYQGMGAAQWIMAIPVLIVPPGIFSLFYNLFSFNIGLLALGVLGVIGLLLRNYLMDKITLQYKKKKYIMIHGFKQTDA
- a CDS encoding ABC transporter ATP-binding protein; amino-acid sequence: MITATNLSKVYNGTKVLDIDHLEIPQGQNFGLVGNNGAGKTTFFSMLLDLIRPTSGSIFNHEITVNESEEWKTFTSSFIDESFLIGYLTPEEYFYFVGELRNQNRADIHSFLEQFEEFFNGEIIGRKKYLRDLSKGNQKKVGIVAALIGNPKVVVLDEPFANLDPSTQIKLKKIIKELSEFSGTTVLVSSHDLIHVTEVCERIVVLDKGVIVRDINTSEATLKELESYFSGETAPQENIDPSIQHNTENTME